The following are encoded together in the Paenibacillus sp. genome:
- a CDS encoding adenylate/guanylate cyclase domain-containing protein, with translation MNRNMKVWLSAANAAVLLLTLVLFLNEQWNVLNRALYGYHMTNNMSHEPNERIVVIGIDDMSLEAIGRFPWDRRVYVELLHMLNQPGFEPSSISFDISFDEASDPEADAAFAEALSQYDNVVFPVVGITEQVTRHADVKDYLVAYDVRQPYELFAEHVRTAHINALIDDDSVIRRTVLQIQAPDGTLIPSLALNAAQMAGADVSKYLENDYFAGRNAKTEMYINYNAASDEFLTVPFISVVAGEIDPVVFQDAIVLIGFNAVGFENDNGATPIEREMKLVYAHANIIHQLLEGSVTNQADWYVTLGLMLLLFALTWWFAWRLKTTYSVVLFAAIVAGLFALQYAVYGQSKVYVDVVNPLVVLLLTYILNVSVKSYLENKQKNFITKQFGRYISPDLVKEIATTNLEIKLGGINKELSILFLDIRGFTTLSEKLKPEEVVDFLNEMFDLITNKALENKGTIDKFIGDAAMLIFNAPLDVDNHPYYAVKTAWDIQQGMIEVRERIEARHGVTVNCGIGVHTGEVVVGNIGSYLRVDYTCIGDNVNTAARIESQTTAGQILVSEATYERTKEYFRFNYVGDRMMKGKTVAVKLYEVLGPAT, from the coding sequence ATGAACCGGAACATGAAAGTGTGGTTGTCCGCTGCGAACGCGGCGGTGCTGCTGCTGACGTTAGTGCTGTTTTTGAATGAACAATGGAACGTATTGAATCGGGCGCTGTACGGGTACCATATGACGAACAATATGTCTCACGAGCCGAACGAGAGAATCGTCGTCATCGGCATCGACGACATGTCGCTGGAAGCGATCGGCCGCTTTCCGTGGGACCGCCGAGTATACGTAGAGCTGCTGCACATGCTGAATCAACCGGGCTTCGAACCGTCCTCGATCAGTTTCGATATCAGCTTCGACGAAGCGTCCGACCCGGAGGCCGACGCGGCGTTCGCCGAGGCGCTCTCGCAGTACGACAACGTCGTGTTCCCGGTCGTGGGCATCACCGAGCAGGTGACGCGGCACGCGGACGTGAAAGATTATTTGGTCGCCTACGACGTGCGGCAGCCGTACGAATTGTTCGCGGAGCACGTCCGGACGGCGCATATCAACGCGCTGATCGACGACGACTCCGTCATCCGGCGCACCGTGCTCCAAATTCAAGCGCCGGACGGCACGCTCATTCCGTCTCTCGCCCTGAACGCGGCGCAGATGGCGGGCGCCGACGTGTCCAAATATTTGGAGAACGATTATTTCGCCGGCCGAAACGCCAAGACGGAAATGTACATAAATTACAACGCCGCCAGCGACGAGTTTTTGACGGTGCCGTTCATTTCGGTCGTCGCCGGAGAGATCGACCCGGTCGTGTTCCAGGACGCGATCGTGCTGATCGGCTTCAACGCGGTCGGCTTCGAGAACGACAACGGCGCGACGCCGATCGAGCGGGAAATGAAGCTCGTATACGCCCACGCGAACATTATCCATCAGCTGCTCGAGGGCTCCGTCACGAACCAAGCGGACTGGTACGTTACGTTAGGCTTGATGCTGCTGCTGTTCGCGCTCACGTGGTGGTTCGCGTGGAGGCTCAAGACGACGTACAGCGTCGTCCTGTTCGCGGCGATCGTCGCCGGTCTGTTCGCGTTGCAATATGCCGTGTACGGGCAAAGCAAAGTATACGTCGACGTCGTCAATCCGCTCGTCGTCTTGCTGCTGACGTATATTTTGAACGTGTCGGTCAAATCGTACCTCGAGAACAAGCAGAAAAACTTCATTACGAAGCAGTTCGGCCGGTACATCTCTCCGGACCTCGTCAAGGAGATCGCGACGACGAATCTGGAAATCAAGCTCGGCGGCATCAACAAAGAACTATCGATTTTGTTCCTCGACATCCGCGGCTTCACGACGTTGTCGGAGAAGCTGAAGCCGGAGGAAGTCGTCGACTTCTTGAACGAAATGTTCGACCTCATCACGAACAAAGCGCTCGAGAACAAAGGCACGATCGACAAGTTCATCGGCGACGCCGCGATGCTCATCTTCAACGCGCCGCTCGACGTCGACAACCATCCGTATTATGCGGTCAAGACGGCATGGGATATCCAGCAAGGGATGATCGAGGTGCGGGAGCGCATCGAGGCCCGCCACGGGGTTACGGTCAATTGCGGCATCGGCGTCCATACCGGCGAAGTCGTCGTCGGCAACATCGGATCGTATCTCCGGGTCGACTACACTTGTATCGGCGATAACGTCAATACGGCCGCGCGCATCGAATCGCAAACGACGGCGGGACAAATTCTCGTCTCCGAAGCGACGTATGAGCGGACGAAGGAGTATTTCCGCTTCAATTATGTCGGGGACCGGATGATGAAAGGGAAAACGGTCGCCGTCAAGCTGTACGAGGTGCTCGGGCCGGCAACGTAA
- a CDS encoding DUF1648 domain-containing protein, with translation MMKKMWRFTLLAAAVSVAASLYFYAELPDSMAVHFGPGGDADDWLVKPVAAFLMPAILLFVAAVLHFTPNWERDESKRRRAGEANAFVGVVVAALLLGIHAFLLAYNLGYPVSASFVATASVGFVFVAIGNMLPRMPQSSSKLLQLPESVYAKYARSQGRVMAGAGLLMLLCIFFSDPARMYAMFFLIVVVIASVIFGSFAAQRRSRETKG, from the coding sequence ATGATGAAAAAGATGTGGAGATTCACGCTGCTCGCCGCCGCCGTTAGCGTCGCCGCAAGCCTCTACTTCTACGCCGAGCTGCCGGATTCGATGGCGGTCCACTTCGGCCCCGGAGGCGATGCCGACGACTGGCTCGTCAAGCCGGTCGCCGCGTTCCTCATGCCCGCGATTTTGCTGTTCGTCGCGGCGGTGCTGCATTTCACTCCGAATTGGGAGCGAGACGAAAGCAAGCGGCGCCGCGCAGGCGAAGCCAACGCGTTCGTCGGCGTCGTCGTCGCCGCCCTGCTGCTCGGCATTCACGCGTTCCTGCTCGCTTACAATCTCGGCTACCCCGTCAGCGCTTCGTTCGTCGCGACGGCGTCCGTCGGCTTCGTGTTCGTCGCCATCGGCAATATGCTGCCGCGCATGCCCCAAAGCAGCTCCAAGCTGTTGCAGCTGCCGGAATCGGTCTACGCCAAATACGCCCGTTCCCAGGGCCGCGTCATGGCGGGAGCGGGACTGCTCATGCTGCTCTGCATCTTTTTCTCCGACCCCGCGCGCATGTATGCGATGTTTTTCCTGATCGTCGTCGTGATCGCTTCCGTGATCTTCGGCTCCTTCGCCGCTCAGCGCCGCAGCCGCGAGACGAAGGGCTGA
- a CDS encoding deoxyribonuclease IV yields the protein MAKKIGSHVSFSDKGLLNAAEEAVSYGSSTFMIYTGAPQNTRRKPIEEQYIEEGRELMKAHDIDEIIVHAPYIINLGSYKSNTFDLAVDFLQEEIRRTHYLGVKNIVLHPGAYTDKDVDYGIARIAEGLNEVLKGTSETDVKIALETMAGKGTEIGRSFEELARIMEGVEDNSRLTVCLDTCHVHDAGYDIVNDLDGVLEEFDRIVGLDKLAVVHLNDSKNPRGAGKDRHAPIGAGWIGFEAMKRIVDHEKLSDLPMILETPWIGKDDASQRPMYEAEIALLRGDHRERFGDEFLEHVEKLHSFFSEKDVHHRNFIVSTWETLKSDAKAKKADPREPMDRLYDMIMEDKLFANLTEEQINHRLTAWLAGVNVAKLA from the coding sequence ATGGCGAAGAAAATCGGGTCCCACGTGTCCTTCTCGGACAAGGGGCTGCTCAACGCCGCTGAGGAAGCGGTCAGCTACGGCTCCAGCACGTTCATGATTTACACGGGGGCGCCGCAGAACACTCGCCGCAAGCCGATCGAAGAGCAGTACATCGAAGAAGGACGCGAGCTGATGAAGGCGCACGACATCGACGAAATTATCGTGCACGCGCCGTACATCATCAACCTCGGTTCGTATAAAAGCAACACGTTCGATCTCGCGGTCGACTTCCTGCAGGAAGAAATTCGGCGGACGCATTATTTAGGCGTGAAAAATATCGTCCTGCACCCTGGCGCGTACACCGACAAGGATGTCGATTACGGCATCGCGCGCATCGCGGAAGGGCTGAACGAGGTGCTGAAAGGAACGTCCGAAACGGACGTGAAGATCGCGCTCGAGACGATGGCCGGCAAAGGCACCGAAATCGGCCGTTCGTTCGAGGAGCTCGCACGCATCATGGAAGGGGTCGAGGACAACTCGCGCCTGACCGTCTGCCTCGACACGTGCCACGTGCACGACGCCGGGTACGACATCGTGAACGATCTCGACGGCGTGCTTGAAGAGTTCGACCGCATCGTCGGATTGGACAAGCTGGCGGTCGTCCACCTGAACGACAGCAAAAACCCGCGCGGCGCGGGCAAAGACCGCCACGCGCCGATCGGCGCCGGCTGGATCGGCTTCGAAGCGATGAAGCGGATCGTCGATCACGAGAAGCTTAGCGATCTGCCGATGATTCTCGAGACGCCGTGGATCGGCAAGGATGACGCTTCGCAGCGTCCGATGTACGAGGCGGAGATCGCGCTGCTTCGCGGCGACCACCGCGAGCGGTTCGGCGACGAGTTCCTTGAGCACGTCGAGAAGCTGCATTCGTTCTTCAGCGAGAAGGACGTGCATCACCGCAACTTCATCGTGAGTACGTGGGAGACGCTGAAGAGCGACGCGAAAGCGAAGAAGGCGGATCCGCGCGAGCCGATGGACCGTTTGTACGATATGATTATGGAAGACAAGCTGTTCGCGAACCTGACCGAGGAGCAGATCAACCACCGATTGACGGCGTGGCTCGCGGGCGTGAATGTCGCGAAGCTGGCATAA
- a CDS encoding glycosyltransferase family 2 protein gives MPTITVITPTYNRPDTVAELLEALSRQTFQDFEVILVNDAGEPPNGVVALYPELSVTIIDLPVNSYHVWARNAALPHVRGEWIMPIDDDDVIVPDHMETMLKEAGEAELVFGDVEIFDYVRKNGTRLPTGRFLFAYEYDIGLLRKFNTYVASGSLYRRELHDALGPFDAEMRNYWDWDWILRVHESGRKVKKVPRAGTLYAFAAQGGDNQSGKQDAMRPYLDRLSAKHGLGYLPTKNFFLMLEEEEIRSRRTASEIVWDGQPFVSRLRR, from the coding sequence GTGCCGACCATTACGGTAATCACGCCGACTTACAACCGCCCCGATACGGTGGCGGAGCTGCTGGAGGCTTTGTCTCGGCAGACGTTCCAAGATTTCGAAGTCATCCTGGTTAACGACGCGGGAGAGCCGCCGAACGGCGTCGTCGCGCTGTACCCGGAGCTGTCCGTCACAATAATCGATTTGCCCGTGAATTCGTATCATGTGTGGGCGAGGAATGCGGCGCTCCCGCATGTGCGGGGCGAGTGGATTATGCCGATCGACGACGACGATGTAATCGTGCCCGATCACATGGAGACGATGCTGAAAGAGGCAGGGGAAGCGGAGCTCGTCTTCGGCGACGTCGAAATTTTCGATTATGTCAGAAAGAACGGCACCCGTCTGCCGACCGGACGGTTTCTGTTCGCCTACGAGTACGATATCGGCTTGCTGCGCAAATTCAATACCTATGTGGCGTCGGGCTCGCTGTACCGCAGAGAGCTTCACGACGCGCTCGGGCCGTTCGACGCGGAAATGCGCAACTATTGGGATTGGGATTGGATTCTTCGGGTACACGAAAGCGGGCGGAAGGTGAAAAAAGTGCCCCGCGCCGGGACGCTGTACGCGTTCGCGGCGCAGGGCGGCGACAACCAATCGGGAAAGCAGGACGCGATGCGCCCGTATTTGGACCGGTTGAGCGCGAAGCACGGCCTCGGCTATTTGCCGACGAAAAACTTCTTCCTCATGCTCGAGGAGGAAGAGATCCGCTCGCGGCGCACCGCGTCGGAGATCGTCTGGGACGGTCAGCCCTTCGTCTCGCGGCTGCGGCGCTGA
- a CDS encoding autorepressor SdpR family transcription factor: MNDAFKALADPTRRKILDLLKEGDLSAGEIAEHFEMTKPSISNHLSLLKQAELVRDERRGQHIVYSLNTTVFQDVLKWIMDLQDAGGRNEER, encoded by the coding sequence CTGAACGACGCGTTCAAAGCGCTGGCCGACCCGACCCGCCGGAAAATACTCGACCTGCTCAAGGAAGGCGACTTGTCCGCGGGGGAAATCGCCGAGCACTTCGAGATGACGAAGCCGAGCATTTCCAACCACCTGAGCTTGCTGAAGCAGGCGGAGCTCGTCCGCGACGAGCGCCGGGGCCAGCATATCGTGTATTCGCTCAACACCACAGTGTTTCAGGACGTTTTGAAATGGATCATGGACCTGCAGGACGCAGGAGGAAGGAATGAAGAACGATGA
- a CDS encoding DUF2621 family protein, producing MNQGLAWFIFFWVFIMVGFISIGGYFMFRKFLKVLPKEDGKSTLDWQNHWVESSRHLWTEDSKAFLGQLVDPVPAAFRDIAKHTIAARIGQLALERGAPEITRELCVEGYILATPRRDYKFLRKFLDESGIDYERFRPMLEQ from the coding sequence ATGAATCAAGGGCTCGCTTGGTTTATTTTTTTCTGGGTGTTCATTATGGTCGGTTTCATATCCATCGGCGGATATTTTATGTTTCGCAAATTTTTGAAGGTGCTCCCGAAGGAAGACGGCAAATCGACGCTCGACTGGCAAAACCATTGGGTCGAGAGCAGCCGCCACCTGTGGACGGAGGACAGCAAGGCGTTCCTCGGGCAGCTCGTGGATCCGGTCCCGGCGGCGTTCCGCGACATCGCCAAGCATACGATCGCGGCGCGCATCGGGCAGCTGGCGCTCGAGCGCGGCGCCCCCGAAATCACGCGGGAGCTGTGCGTAGAGGGATACATCTTGGCTACGCCGAGAAGAGATTATAAATTTTTGCGCAAATTTTTGGACGAGTCCGGCATCGACTACGAGCGCTTCCGCCCGATGCTGGAGCAATGA
- the purU gene encoding formyltetrahydrofolate deformylase produces the protein MIPLQTSKKLISPDRGRMLIYCPDGPGIVATVSKFLFEHGANIVQSDQYSADPEGGMFFMRIEFDLEGLAGRLSELERDFAPIAERFRMDCRFTLASVKKRVAIFVSKEDHCLLELLWSWQSGDLYADIAVVVSNHPDMKRLVDPFGIPYVHIPVTPETKPEAERRQVEAVERYGADMIVLARYMQIVSPTFIESYRNRIINIHHSFLPAFIGGNPYRQAFGRGVKLIGATAHYVTEELDGGPIIEQDVQRVTHRDNVDDLKRIGRMIERTVLARAVKWHLEDRILVHENKTVVFN, from the coding sequence ATGATTCCGTTGCAAACTTCTAAAAAGCTGATCAGCCCCGACCGCGGGCGCATGCTCATCTACTGCCCGGACGGCCCGGGCATCGTCGCGACCGTATCGAAGTTTCTGTTCGAGCACGGCGCCAACATCGTGCAATCCGACCAATATTCCGCCGATCCGGAAGGCGGGATGTTCTTCATGCGGATCGAGTTCGATCTGGAGGGCCTCGCCGGCCGGCTCAGCGAGCTCGAGCGCGACTTCGCCCCGATCGCCGAGCGATTCCGCATGGACTGCCGCTTCACGCTCGCGTCCGTGAAGAAGCGGGTGGCCATCTTCGTATCGAAGGAAGATCACTGCTTGCTGGAGCTGCTCTGGTCGTGGCAGTCGGGCGATTTGTACGCCGACATCGCCGTCGTCGTCAGCAACCATCCGGACATGAAACGGCTCGTCGATCCGTTCGGCATTCCGTACGTGCACATTCCGGTCACGCCGGAGACGAAGCCGGAGGCGGAGCGCCGCCAAGTCGAAGCGGTCGAGCGGTACGGCGCCGACATGATCGTGCTCGCGCGCTACATGCAGATCGTGTCGCCGACGTTCATCGAGTCGTACCGAAACCGCATCATCAACATTCACCATTCGTTCCTGCCGGCGTTCATCGGCGGCAACCCGTACCGTCAGGCGTTCGGACGCGGCGTCAAGCTGATCGGCGCGACGGCGCACTACGTGACGGAAGAGCTCGACGGCGGGCCGATCATCGAGCAGGACGTCCAGCGCGTGACGCATCGCGACAACGTCGACGACCTGAAGCGCATCGGCCGCATGATCGAGCGGACGGTGCTCGCCCGCGCCGTAAAGTGGCATCTCGAGGACCGCATTCTCGTGCACGAAAACAAGACGGTCGTATTTAATTAA